A window from Roseburia sp. 499 encodes these proteins:
- a CDS encoding GntR family transcriptional regulator, whose protein sequence is MYIEIDFNSDEAIYMQLRNQIVFGIATNQYQEGESLPSVRQLAESIGINMHTVNKAYHVLRQEGFIKLDRRNGAVIFLEEGKAQAMQEMKETLRVILAKAVCKNISREEVHELIDEIFEEDY, encoded by the coding sequence ATGTATATAGAAATTGATTTTAATAGTGATGAAGCTATTTATATGCAACTGCGCAATCAAATTGTGTTTGGAATAGCTACCAATCAGTATCAAGAGGGAGAGTCGCTCCCTTCGGTGCGACAGTTAGCTGAGAGTATTGGAATTAATATGCATACGGTAAATAAGGCATATCATGTATTACGTCAGGAAGGCTTCATTAAGTTAGACCGGCGAAATGGAGCTGTGATTTTTTTGGAAGAAGGAAAGGCACAGGCAATGCAGGAAATGAAAGAAACATTACGGGTAATCCTGGCAAAGGCAGTATGCAAAAATATTTCGAGGGAAGAAGTACATGAGTTGATAGACGAAATATTTGAAGAGGATTATTAG
- the map gene encoding type I methionyl aminopeptidase has protein sequence MILKKPQIIVKNREQLDGIRESGKRNIEILDTVAEKIQEGMSTEDLDRIVYETTKKLGGIPAPLNYEGFPKSVCTSINSQVCHGIPSEKVILKSGDIINVDVSTIYKDYFSDSSRMFCIGNVSAEAKKLVEVTKEAMDEGLKQVYPGNRFGTMGDAVHKYALQHGYTVVRQIGGHGVGLEFHEEPFVSFVSKAGTGAKFVPGMVFTIEPMVNQGTDGIYIDGNNNWTVYTMDGKLSAQWEIMVAVTEEGYEIMAY, from the coding sequence ATGATATTAAAAAAGCCACAGATTATAGTGAAAAATAGAGAACAATTGGACGGAATACGTGAAAGTGGAAAAAGAAATATTGAGATTCTAGATACAGTGGCAGAAAAAATTCAAGAAGGAATGTCAACAGAAGACCTAGATCGTATTGTATATGAAACAACGAAAAAGTTGGGAGGGATTCCCGCTCCATTGAATTATGAAGGATTTCCGAAAAGTGTATGTACTTCTATAAATAGTCAGGTATGCCATGGGATTCCATCAGAAAAAGTGATTTTAAAATCAGGCGATATCATAAACGTAGATGTATCTACGATATACAAGGATTACTTTTCAGATTCTTCCAGAATGTTCTGTATTGGAAATGTATCAGCAGAAGCTAAAAAACTGGTAGAAGTTACGAAAGAAGCTATGGATGAAGGACTAAAACAGGTATATCCGGGAAATCGATTTGGAACTATGGGAGATGCTGTACATAAATATGCATTACAACATGGTTATACGGTGGTAAGACAAATAGGAGGACATGGAGTAGGTTTGGAATTTCATGAAGAACCATTTGTAAGTTTTGTATCAAAAGCAGGAACTGGAGCAAAGTTTGTACCGGGGATGGTATTTACTATTGAACCTATGGTAAATCAGGGGACGGATGGAATCTACATCGATGGAAATAATAACTGGACAGTATATACAATGGACGGCAAACTTTCTGCTCAGTGGGAAATCATGGTGGCAGTAACCGAAGAGGGGTACGAAATTATGGCATATTAA
- a CDS encoding HPr family phosphocarrier protein, which yields MNERIIKLTDAEEVQDFVRAAGHCDFDIDISYQRIVIDAKSILGVMGLGMERELTVKYGGEDFEFENVLSKYSVA from the coding sequence ATGAATGAAAGAATCATTAAATTAACAGATGCAGAAGAGGTACAAGATTTTGTACGCGCCGCTGGTCACTGTGACTTCGATATCGACATATCCTATCAGCGTATTGTAATTGATGCAAAGTCGATTTTAGGAGTTATGGGCCTTGGAATGGAAAGGGAACTGACAGTAAAGTACGGCGGAGAAGATTTTGAATTTGAAAATGTATTGAGTAAGTACAGTGTAGCTTAA
- a CDS encoding cadherin-like beta sandwich domain-containing protein, protein MKGLKKYLGIIMGIIMAIAVLPSMPTYASGKVVVAVSASSLNIGDSVTITATAQNDNGEQVSTTLGFSYDSSKFSFVSCSDSNYSGGEGGKVEVTAAKASITLKATASGSASVSVSGSDGLTAGGTKIAINDGTESTTAQSGDNSLSSLKISPGTLSPAFSYKTTSYTASVGADVNEISVDAKPSNAKATIESITGNTGLKEGTNTISIVVKAENGAKATYKIAVNKGGATETPEEIQNEGTAEENPDAIILNGHEYNLSATIPADKVPADFTKVTANCRGQDVEALQFNMGDVVLVYLTTPDAEVKNTLAVYEQQSGSIYPFVKIEAGSSYYIILNPPADVEMPEMYAASAVEIGEYGTVTAYGNQEPSLSDFYLIYAVSNAGNTGWYQYDKTEGTLQRYVQQTEEATVDEEVLNADMKSMQNAYDKLDAQYTSQKNFTRKAIAILIFVIAVLVVIIVNLFLRGKKNEDEWEDDFNEVPKRFRKKAENIEGVDEDFPEDMEEEEKPKRGIWKKKTSQESEQEDDMVEKKKVPEKKVPEKKVPEQDKPEDDFEVIDLDDL, encoded by the coding sequence ATGAAAGGGTTAAAAAAATATTTAGGGATTATAATGGGAATCATAATGGCAATTGCAGTGCTGCCTTCCATGCCAACTTATGCCAGTGGAAAAGTGGTAGTGGCAGTGTCGGCATCCAGTTTAAATATAGGAGATAGTGTTACCATAACTGCAACAGCTCAGAATGACAATGGAGAACAGGTGTCTACTACATTGGGATTTAGTTATGACAGCAGTAAGTTTTCTTTTGTAAGTTGTAGTGATTCCAATTATTCCGGCGGTGAAGGCGGAAAGGTTGAGGTGACAGCGGCAAAGGCATCTATTACTTTAAAAGCAACTGCATCAGGAAGTGCTTCTGTTTCCGTTAGTGGTTCAGATGGATTAACTGCAGGTGGGACAAAAATTGCGATAAACGATGGAACAGAAAGTACGACAGCACAGTCAGGGGATAATAGTCTTTCCTCATTAAAAATTTCTCCGGGAACATTATCGCCGGCATTCAGTTATAAGACTACCAGTTATACAGCAAGTGTAGGGGCTGATGTAAATGAGATTTCTGTAGATGCCAAGCCGTCTAATGCTAAGGCAACAATAGAATCCATTACCGGAAATACAGGTTTAAAAGAAGGAACCAATACAATTAGTATTGTGGTGAAAGCTGAGAATGGTGCCAAGGCAACCTATAAGATAGCAGTAAACAAGGGGGGCGCAACTGAAACACCGGAAGAGATCCAAAACGAAGGAACAGCCGAAGAGAATCCGGATGCTATTATTCTAAATGGACATGAATATAATTTGTCAGCTACTATTCCGGCGGACAAGGTGCCAGCAGATTTTACAAAAGTAACAGCGAATTGTAGGGGACAGGACGTAGAAGCGCTTCAGTTTAATATGGGAGATGTGGTCTTAGTATATCTTACTACACCGGATGCCGAGGTGAAAAATACACTGGCTGTTTATGAACAACAAAGTGGTAGTATATATCCATTTGTTAAAATTGAAGCAGGCAGTAGTTACTATATTATATTAAATCCTCCGGCCGACGTAGAGATGCCGGAGATGTATGCTGCATCTGCGGTAGAAATTGGCGAGTACGGAACTGTGACCGCCTATGGAAACCAGGAACCAAGTTTGAGTGATTTTTACCTCATATATGCTGTCAGCAATGCCGGAAATACTGGATGGTATCAGTACGATAAGACGGAAGGTACGTTGCAACGTTATGTTCAGCAGACCGAAGAAGCTACAGTAGATGAAGAGGTACTGAATGCTGACATGAAGAGTATGCAGAATGCATATGATAAGTTAGATGCACAGTATACAAGTCAAAAAAATTTTACAAGAAAAGCCATTGCTATTTTGATTTTTGTAATAGCAGTACTTGTCGTTATTATTGTAAATCTTTTTCTTCGAGGAAAAAAGAATGAAGATGAGTGGGAAGATGATTTTAATGAAGTGCCAAAGAGATTCCGAAAGAAAGCAGAGAATATAGAAGGAGTAGATGAAGATTTTCCGGAGGATATGGAAGAGGAGGAAAAGCCAAAACGTGGTATATGGAAGAAAAAAACTTCTCAGGAATCAGAGCAGGAAGACGATATGGTAGAAAAGAAGAAGGTACCGGAAAAAAAGGTGCCGGAGAAGAAAGTACCGGAACAAGATAAGCCGGAAGATGATTTTGAAGTAATCGATTTAGATGATCTGTAA
- a CDS encoding endosialidase: MAVIEELIRTEDGSISFGNYTLASKSKVEDFEFGGDLYKVKTFKEITKLEKNGMFVYESVPGTAVHHLQETEAGVSFEVEGNEDAQITLELEDEAEYKVFVDDVNVGHMKTNLGGKLNLSVELNEGVSVKVKIEKTAE, encoded by the coding sequence ATGGCTGTAATAGAAGAGCTGATTCGTACAGAGGACGGAAGCATCAGTTTTGGTAATTATACACTGGCATCCAAGTCCAAAGTGGAAGATTTTGAGTTTGGTGGAGATTTATATAAGGTAAAGACATTTAAAGAGATTACCAAATTAGAGAAGAATGGAATGTTTGTATATGAGTCTGTACCTGGAACTGCAGTACATCATTTGCAGGAAACAGAGGCAGGTGTATCATTTGAAGTAGAAGGAAATGAAGATGCACAGATTACTTTGGAATTGGAAGATGAAGCAGAATACAAAGTATTTGTAGATGATGTGAACGTAGGACATATGAAGACGAATCTTGGTGGTAAGCTTAATTTAAGTGTAGAGCTGAATGAAGGCGTATCAGTAAAGGTTAAAATAGAAAAGACAGCTGAATAA
- a CDS encoding ABC transporter ATP-binding protein, with translation MSKENEKIQEPLIHKDENILEVSHLKKYFPIKGALGSAKGSVKAVDDVSFSIKRGTTMGLVGESGCGKSTTGRTILRLIEKTDGQVLFNGIDVNKVSKKEMRDLRTKMQIIFQDPYSSLSPRLPIGEIIGEAVKEHNLVPKEEYDAYITKIMNSCGLQEYHKDRYPHEFSGGQRQRICIARAIALNPEFIVCDEPVSALDVSIQAQVINLLKDLQREYNLTYLFISHDLSVVEHISDTVGVMYLGGLVETGATEDIFKNPLHPYTKALFSAIPIPDPDVKLDRIILEGSIPSPANPPSGCKFHTRCSECMEICKKEAPQTKDMGNGHKVRCHLYD, from the coding sequence ATGTCAAAAGAAAATGAAAAGATACAGGAGCCTCTTATTCACAAGGATGAAAATATACTGGAAGTTAGTCATCTGAAAAAATACTTTCCGATTAAAGGTGCACTTGGTTCTGCCAAAGGATCTGTAAAGGCAGTAGATGATGTAAGTTTTAGCATTAAAAGAGGTACCACCATGGGATTGGTAGGAGAATCCGGTTGCGGAAAGTCTACCACGGGACGTACTATTTTAAGATTGATTGAAAAGACCGACGGACAAGTATTGTTTAACGGAATTGATGTTAATAAGGTAAGTAAAAAGGAAATGCGTGATTTGCGTACAAAGATGCAGATTATTTTCCAGGATCCATATTCCTCTTTGTCCCCAAGACTTCCGATTGGAGAAATTATTGGAGAGGCTGTGAAGGAGCATAATCTCGTTCCAAAAGAAGAGTATGACGCATATATTACTAAGATTATGAATTCCTGTGGTTTACAGGAATATCATAAGGATAGATATCCACATGAATTTTCCGGTGGACAACGTCAGAGAATCTGTATTGCAAGAGCAATCGCGTTGAATCCTGAATTTATTGTTTGTGATGAGCCGGTATCAGCATTGGATGTGTCCATCCAGGCACAGGTAATCAATTTGCTGAAGGATTTGCAGCGAGAATACAATCTTACCTACTTATTTATTTCTCACGATTTATCAGTTGTAGAACATATTTCTGATACTGTGGGTGTTATGTATTTAGGTGGATTGGTAGAGACAGGAGCAACAGAGGATATATTTAAAAATCCATTGCATCCTTATACCAAGGCATTATTTAGCGCAATTCCAATTCCGGACCCGGATGTAAAGTTAGACCGGATTATTCTGGAAGGAAGTATTCCATCTCCGGCAAATCCGCCATCCGGTTGTAAATTCCACACCAGATGTTCTGAATGCATGGAAATTTGTAAGAAAGAAGCTCCACAGACCAAAGATATGGGAAATGGACATAAGGTAAGGTGTCACCTGTATGACTAG
- a CDS encoding ATP-dependent Clp protease ATP-binding subunit, with amino-acid sequence MQKQYTQKARRALELAARLSQKMQHNYIGTEHILLGLIQEKTGVAAQVLMENKVEAEKLLDLIQELIAPAGDVLILDEDGYSPRTTNVLENAGKEAERFRNEEIGTEHLLLAILKESESAAVRLLHTMGINLQKLYIDLLVAMGEEGSFSKEELKSAKSRKKNLEATPVLDQYSRDLTKLAQEGQMDPVIGREQEIRRVIQILSRRGKNNPCLIGEPGVGKTAIAEGLAQQIAMGAVPDSVAGKRVVTLDLSSMIAGSKYRGEFEERIKKVIREVVSAGNILLFLDELHTIIGAGGAEGAMDASNILKPYLARGELQLIGATTIEEYRKYIEKDAALERRFQPVMVEEPSAEETIKILEGLRGLYEKHHQVKITDEGIEAAVKLSERYISDRFLPDKAIDLMDEAAARVRLQGVKTVVPLQEMQIQIRELEEELEEAVQQMELDKASELKTKREELQEQYKKLQEKAGKDSRRKKPQVGENEIAEVVSQWTKIPVKKLAEEETARLRKLESVLHKRVIGQEEAVSAVAKAVRRGRVGLKDPNRPIGSFLFLGPTGVGKTEISKTLAEAMFGTESAMIRVDMSEYMEKHSVSKMIGSPPGYVGYEEGGQLSEKVRRNPYSVILFDEIEKAHPDVFNILLQVLDDGHITDAQGRKVDFKNTIIIMTSNAGAQSIIEPKRLGFASVEDAKHNYELMKNGVMEEVRRIFKPEFLNRIDETIVFHALTKEDMKKIVTLLSKNLINRCQSQMGINLNITSGVKKYIVDKAYDPKYGARPLRRMIQSKIEDGLAEEVLAGRVKNQDTVNVVLKKKEIAFVKV; translated from the coding sequence ATGCAGAAACAGTATACACAAAAGGCCAGAAGAGCACTAGAACTGGCTGCGCGTTTATCACAAAAGATGCAGCATAATTATATAGGAACAGAGCATATTCTGTTGGGGCTGATTCAGGAAAAAACCGGAGTGGCAGCACAAGTCCTGATGGAGAATAAGGTAGAGGCAGAAAAACTGTTGGATTTGATTCAGGAATTGATTGCTCCGGCCGGAGATGTATTAATTTTGGATGAAGACGGTTATTCTCCACGAACTACGAATGTTTTAGAAAATGCGGGGAAAGAAGCAGAACGCTTTCGCAACGAGGAAATAGGAACAGAGCATCTTTTATTAGCAATTTTAAAGGAAAGTGAATCAGCAGCGGTACGACTTTTGCATACCATGGGAATTAATCTGCAGAAGTTATATATCGACTTGTTGGTTGCTATGGGGGAAGAGGGAAGCTTTTCCAAAGAAGAACTAAAATCCGCTAAGTCCAGAAAAAAGAATTTGGAAGCAACACCGGTGTTGGATCAGTATTCAAGAGACTTAACGAAATTGGCGCAGGAAGGTCAGATGGACCCGGTAATCGGAAGAGAGCAGGAAATACGCAGAGTAATTCAGATATTAAGTCGAAGAGGAAAGAATAATCCGTGTTTAATCGGAGAGCCGGGAGTAGGAAAGACAGCTATTGCAGAAGGACTTGCCCAGCAGATTGCCATGGGAGCAGTGCCGGATTCCGTGGCAGGAAAACGTGTGGTAACATTGGACTTATCCAGCATGATTGCAGGTTCTAAATATCGTGGTGAGTTTGAAGAACGTATAAAAAAAGTGATAAGAGAAGTGGTATCAGCCGGAAACATTCTATTGTTTTTAGATGAACTTCATACAATTATTGGTGCAGGTGGCGCAGAGGGTGCCATGGATGCATCCAATATTTTAAAGCCGTATTTGGCAAGAGGCGAGCTTCAATTGATTGGCGCAACCACAATTGAAGAGTATCGGAAATATATAGAAAAAGATGCAGCTTTAGAGCGTCGTTTCCAGCCGGTTATGGTGGAAGAACCATCTGCAGAGGAGACCATAAAAATTTTAGAAGGATTGCGTGGTTTATATGAGAAGCACCATCAGGTGAAGATTACAGATGAAGGAATAGAAGCAGCCGTAAAGCTTTCTGAACGCTATATTTCAGACCGATTTCTTCCGGATAAGGCAATTGACCTTATGGACGAGGCAGCAGCCAGAGTGCGTCTGCAAGGCGTAAAGACAGTAGTGCCTTTACAAGAAATGCAAATTCAAATTCGTGAATTGGAAGAAGAACTGGAAGAAGCAGTTCAGCAAATGGAACTGGATAAGGCCTCAGAGTTAAAAACGAAAAGAGAAGAATTACAGGAACAGTATAAGAAACTGCAGGAGAAGGCAGGAAAAGATAGCAGAAGAAAGAAGCCACAGGTGGGAGAAAATGAAATTGCCGAGGTGGTTTCGCAGTGGACTAAGATTCCGGTGAAAAAGCTGGCAGAAGAAGAAACTGCACGATTGAGAAAACTGGAATCTGTACTTCATAAGAGAGTGATAGGGCAGGAAGAAGCAGTTAGCGCAGTTGCCAAAGCAGTACGACGCGGAAGAGTAGGACTCAAAGATCCTAATCGGCCAATTGGTTCTTTCTTGTTTTTAGGACCTACCGGAGTAGGAAAGACAGAAATATCCAAGACACTTGCAGAGGCAATGTTTGGAACAGAAAGTGCCATGATTCGAGTAGACATGTCAGAATATATGGAGAAACACAGTGTTTCTAAAATGATTGGATCACCACCAGGATATGTGGGATATGAAGAAGGCGGACAGCTAAGCGAAAAGGTAAGGCGTAATCCGTATTCTGTTATTTTATTTGATGAAATCGAAAAGGCACATCCGGATGTATTCAACATTCTGCTTCAGGTATTAGATGATGGTCATATTACCGATGCTCAGGGACGAAAAGTGGACTTTAAGAACACCATTATCATCATGACATCAAATGCAGGGGCACAATCTATTATTGAGCCGAAGCGGCTGGGATTTGCATCAGTGGAGGATGCAAAACATAATTATGAGTTGATGAAAAATGGGGTTATGGAAGAGGTAAGAAGAATTTTCAAACCGGAATTTTTAAATCGTATCGATGAGACCATTGTATTCCATGCCTTGACCAAGGAAGACATGAAGAAGATTGTGACGCTTTTAAGTAAGAATTTAATCAATCGTTGCCAAAGCCAGATGGGAATTAACTTAAATATTACTTCCGGAGTGAAGAAGTATATTGTAGATAAGGCATATGATCCGAAGTATGGTGCCAGACCGTTACGTCGAATGATACAGAGTAAGATTGAGGATGGACTGGCAGAAGAAGTGCTGGCAGGCAGAGTAAAAAATCAGGATACAGTAAATGTGGTTTTAAAGAAAAAAGAAATTGCATTTGTGAAGGTATAG
- the larC gene encoding nickel pincer cofactor biosynthesis protein LarC produces the protein MKTLFIDCSMGAAGDMLMGALYELLEPAQQEDFLDTMNHLLSQNISLTASSCEKCGIYGTKMDVSIYVKNEDSHTSYPEILAQIDSLSISSRVKEHAKAIYTLIGDAESSVHHTDIQQIHFHEVGTLDAVMDVVGCCILLDLLAPEQILASPVHVGSGTVPCAHGILPVPAPATAEILQGVPIYSGTIDGELCTPTGAALLKHFVGQFLPMPPMTVQKTGYGMGTKDFPTANCLRIFSGDMDIMPVPTKRQLPHIQPTSTVSVSNDSETHPDFYTEGFHNLDQILELSCNLDDMTPEAVSYAIDVLFDAGALDVFTTPVHMKKNRSGLLLTCLCNMEQESIFSRLLLEHTTTRGIRIHPCYRRILDASYEKVSTPFGNITIKVNSGYGIHKFKPEYDDVAKAAKEHGVTFQEVWNSAKDAYRKNK, from the coding sequence ATGAAAACACTTTTTATTGATTGCAGCATGGGTGCTGCTGGGGACATGCTCATGGGAGCACTTTACGAACTTTTAGAGCCAGCACAACAGGAGGACTTTCTGGATACTATGAATCATCTGCTTTCCCAGAATATTTCTCTAACTGCTTCTTCTTGTGAAAAATGTGGGATTTATGGAACTAAAATGGACGTTTCCATTTATGTAAAAAATGAGGATTCCCATACTAGTTATCCGGAAATTTTAGCACAAATTGACTCTCTTTCTATCTCTTCACGAGTAAAGGAACATGCAAAAGCAATCTATACATTAATTGGAGATGCCGAAAGCTCTGTTCATCACACTGATATTCAGCAGATTCATTTTCATGAAGTCGGCACTCTAGACGCAGTAATGGATGTTGTAGGATGCTGCATCTTACTAGACCTTTTGGCACCGGAACAAATTCTTGCTTCTCCAGTTCATGTTGGCAGCGGTACTGTTCCGTGTGCTCACGGAATTCTTCCTGTTCCAGCTCCTGCAACTGCTGAAATTCTTCAAGGAGTTCCTATTTACAGCGGCACTATCGACGGTGAATTGTGTACTCCTACAGGCGCAGCTCTTTTAAAACATTTTGTTGGACAATTTCTTCCTATGCCACCTATGACTGTACAAAAAACCGGTTATGGCATGGGTACAAAAGACTTTCCTACCGCTAACTGTTTGCGGATTTTTTCTGGTGATATGGACATCATGCCGGTTCCAACAAAACGGCAATTACCGCATATTCAACCTACTAGTACTGTTTCTGTTTCAAATGATTCTGAAACTCATCCAGATTTTTATACAGAGGGATTTCATAATTTAGATCAGATTTTAGAGTTATCCTGCAATTTGGATGATATGACCCCAGAGGCTGTTTCTTATGCTATAGACGTACTTTTCGATGCAGGTGCACTAGATGTATTTACTACTCCGGTCCACATGAAAAAAAATCGCTCCGGTCTTCTATTAACTTGCCTTTGTAACATGGAACAAGAAAGTATTTTCAGCCGCTTACTTCTGGAACATACCACCACTCGTGGAATCCGAATTCATCCTTGCTACCGCCGTATTCTGGATGCCTCTTACGAAAAAGTTTCTACACCTTTTGGTAACATTACCATCAAGGTTAACTCCGGTTATGGTATCCACAAATTCAAACCCGAATACGATGATGTCGCCAAAGCTGCCAAAGAACACGGTGTCACCTTCCAGGAGGTATGGAATTCCGCCAAAGATGCTTACCGCAAGAACAAATAA
- the deoC gene encoding deoxyribose-phosphate aldolase — translation MERKEIFGKVDHTLLAQTATWAEIKQICDDAVAYGTASVCIPPSYVKKAHEYLGDKMEVCTVIGFPNGYNTTAVKEFEVKDAIANGADEIDMVINLGWVKDKRFDLIEQEIKTLKSACGNKILKVIIETCLLTEEEKIKMCEIVTAAGADYIKTSTGFSTKGATFEDIKLFAEHVGREVKIKAAGGIASFEDAEKFVSLGADRLGTSRIVKLAKEESNTNI, via the coding sequence ATGGAAAGAAAAGAAATTTTCGGAAAAGTTGATCATACATTATTGGCACAGACAGCTACATGGGCGGAAATTAAGCAGATTTGTGATGATGCAGTAGCCTATGGTACAGCATCTGTATGTATTCCGCCGTCCTATGTAAAAAAGGCACATGAATACTTGGGAGATAAGATGGAAGTTTGTACTGTAATTGGATTCCCGAATGGATACAATACCACGGCAGTAAAAGAATTTGAGGTGAAAGATGCCATTGCTAATGGTGCAGATGAAATTGATATGGTTATTAATTTAGGCTGGGTGAAGGATAAAAGGTTTGATTTGATAGAACAGGAAATCAAAACCTTGAAGTCCGCTTGTGGAAATAAAATTTTAAAAGTAATTATAGAAACTTGTCTGCTTACCGAAGAAGAGAAAATAAAAATGTGTGAAATTGTGACAGCGGCAGGAGCAGATTATATTAAGACGTCTACTGGATTTTCTACTAAGGGAGCTACTTTTGAGGACATAAAGTTATTCGCCGAACATGTAGGACGAGAAGTGAAAATAAAAGCAGCAGGAGGAATAGCTTCATTTGAAGATGCAGAAAAATTTGTTTCACTGGGAGCAGACCGCCTTGGAACAAGTCGAATTGTGAAACTTGCAAAAGAAGAAAGCAATACTAATATATAG
- the radA gene encoding DNA repair protein RadA, producing the protein MAKGKNVTVYFCQSCGYESSKWMGQCPGCKEWNTFVEETVEKKTAGKLKSVVGGNQDLKSYKLSEIDMQEKERMKTQFPELDRVLGGGIVPGSMILVGGDPGIGKSTLLLQVCRNLADAMSVLYISGEESLQQIKMRAQRIGNFSDNLQLLCETNLERIEQVIERQKPSVVIIDSIQTMYNEEVSSAPGSVSQVRESTGRLMQIAKGMGVTVFIVGHVTKEGVVAGPRVLEHMVDTVLYFEGDRHAAYRILRGVKNRFGSTNEIGVFEMCEEGLREVENPSEFMLNGKPEGASGSVVACSMEGTRPVLLEVQALVCHSSFGIPRRTAAGTDLNRVNLLMAVLEKRAGLSMSNCDAYVNIAGGIRMSEPAIDLGIVMALASSFRDKPIDEKTICFGEVGLSGEVRAVNMAQQRVTEARKLGFTACILPKVCVPTLTDTAGIKIIGVENIQEAIGRM; encoded by the coding sequence ATGGCGAAGGGGAAGAATGTTACTGTATATTTTTGTCAATCTTGTGGATACGAATCATCCAAATGGATGGGGCAATGTCCGGGGTGTAAAGAATGGAATACATTTGTAGAAGAAACCGTAGAGAAGAAGACTGCAGGAAAGCTGAAAAGTGTAGTAGGTGGTAATCAGGATTTAAAGTCCTATAAATTGTCAGAGATTGATATGCAGGAAAAAGAACGGATGAAGACACAATTTCCGGAATTGGATCGGGTGTTAGGCGGTGGAATCGTTCCGGGGTCTATGATATTAGTAGGTGGTGATCCGGGAATTGGAAAGTCCACGCTCTTACTTCAGGTGTGCCGGAATCTTGCAGATGCCATGAGCGTTTTGTATATTTCAGGTGAGGAATCTTTACAACAGATAAAGATGCGTGCCCAGCGGATTGGAAACTTTTCTGATAATTTGCAGTTGTTGTGTGAAACCAATTTAGAACGGATAGAACAAGTGATTGAGCGGCAGAAACCAAGTGTGGTAATCATCGACTCCATTCAGACTATGTATAACGAAGAAGTAAGTTCTGCTCCGGGTAGTGTTTCACAGGTAAGAGAATCTACCGGACGTTTGATGCAGATTGCAAAGGGAATGGGGGTTACGGTGTTTATTGTAGGCCATGTTACGAAGGAAGGAGTAGTAGCAGGTCCCCGTGTGTTAGAACATATGGTAGATACGGTACTCTATTTTGAGGGAGACCGCCATGCAGCCTATCGTATATTACGCGGAGTAAAGAATCGTTTTGGTTCTACCAATGAAATTGGTGTATTTGAGATGTGTGAAGAGGGATTACGGGAAGTAGAAAATCCGTCAGAATTTATGCTAAATGGGAAGCCGGAAGGAGCTTCTGGTTCTGTTGTGGCATGCTCTATGGAAGGTACTCGTCCGGTGCTGTTGGAGGTACAGGCGTTGGTGTGTCACAGTAGTTTTGGGATTCCACGAAGGACCGCTGCGGGAACGGACTTAAATCGTGTAAACCTTTTGATGGCAGTTTTGGAAAAAAGGGCAGGGCTTTCTATGTCAAATTGTGATGCTTATGTTAATATTGCAGGAGGTATCCGTATGAGTGAGCCTGCAATTGATTTGGGAATTGTTATGGCACTTGCTTCCAGTTTTCGGGATAAGCCTATTGATGAAAAAACTATTTGTTTTGGCGAAGTAGGTTTAAGTGGAGAAGTTCGTGCTGTAAATATGGCGCAACAGCGAGTGACAGAGGCACGAAAATTAGGATTTACAGCGTGTATTTTGCCTAAAGTATGCGTACCGACACTTACAGATACTGCTGGGATAAAAATCATTGGTGTAGAAAATATACAAGAAGCGATTGGCAGAATGTAA